A portion of the Citrobacter rodentium NBRC 105723 = DSM 16636 genome contains these proteins:
- a CDS encoding ABC transporter permease → MKRLTDPLLWLIALFLLMLVGLPHSQAIFSSLFPALPRPVYQQESFVALALAHFWLVGISSLFAVLIGVGAGIAVTRPGGAEFRPLVETLAAAGQTFPPVAVLAIAVPVMGFGQQPAIIALILYGILPVLQATLAGLGAIPLSVRDVASGMGMSRGQQLRKVELPLAAPVILAGVRTSVIINIGTATIASTVGASTLGTPIIIGLSGFNTAYVIQGALLVALAAIVVDRLFERLVQHFSRHGG, encoded by the coding sequence ATGAAACGACTGACTGATCCGCTGCTGTGGCTGATCGCTCTGTTCCTGCTGATGCTGGTCGGGTTGCCGCACAGTCAGGCGATATTCAGCAGCCTGTTTCCGGCGTTGCCGCGTCCGGTCTATCAGCAGGAGAGTTTTGTCGCCCTGGCGCTCGCCCATTTCTGGCTGGTGGGAATATCGAGCCTGTTTGCCGTGTTGATCGGCGTGGGGGCGGGGATTGCGGTCACGCGTCCGGGCGGCGCGGAGTTTCGTCCGCTGGTGGAAACCCTTGCCGCCGCCGGGCAGACCTTTCCGCCGGTCGCCGTACTGGCGATTGCGGTGCCGGTGATGGGCTTCGGCCAGCAGCCAGCCATTATCGCGCTGATCCTCTACGGCATATTGCCGGTGTTGCAGGCGACGCTGGCCGGGCTGGGGGCGATCCCGTTGAGCGTTCGCGACGTCGCCAGCGGGATGGGAATGAGCCGGGGGCAGCAGCTACGTAAGGTTGAACTGCCGCTGGCGGCGCCGGTGATCCTGGCGGGCGTTCGGACGTCGGTGATTATCAATATCGGCACGGCGACCATCGCCTCCACGGTAGGAGCGAGTACGCTTGGCACGCCGATTATTATCGGACTGAGCGGTTTTAATACCGCCTATGTGATTCAGGGGGCGCTACTGGTGGCGCTGGCGGCGATTGTCGTCGACCGCCTGTTTGAACGGCTGGTGCAGCACTTTAGCCGGCATGGAGGATAA
- a CDS encoding protein YohO has product MSAAKIGVITLFLLMAIGGIGGVMLAGYTFILHAG; this is encoded by the coding sequence ATGAGCGCAGCGAAAATCGGGGTCATCACCCTCTTTTTACTTATGGCCATCGGCGGCATCGGCGGCGTGATGCTCGCAGGCTATACGTTTATCCTCCATGCCGGCTAA
- the mlrA gene encoding HTH-type transcriptional regulator MlrA gives MALYTIGEVALLCDINPVTLRAWQRRYGLLKPQRTDGGHRLFNDSDIDRIREIKRWIDNGVQVSKVKMLLSSDSVDPQNDWRRHQETLLHYLQSNNLHSLRAWLKERGQDYPAQTLTTHLFIPLRRRLQYQQATLQALLGILDGVLINYIAISLAAARKKQGKEALVVGWNIHDTTRLWLEAWVASQQGWRVDVLAHSLSQFRPELFEGRNLLVWCGENQTPAQQQQLTAWRAQGHAIYPLGI, from the coding sequence ATGGCGCTTTACACCATAGGTGAAGTGGCTTTGCTTTGTGATATTAACCCTGTCACGCTCCGCGCGTGGCAGCGGCGTTATGGACTGTTGAAACCGCAGCGTACCGACGGCGGTCATCGTCTTTTCAACGATTCGGATATTGACCGCATCCGTGAAATCAAGCGCTGGATCGACAACGGCGTGCAGGTCAGCAAAGTGAAAATGTTGCTGAGCAGCGACAGCGTTGACCCGCAGAACGACTGGCGCCGACATCAGGAAACGCTGCTCCACTATCTGCAAAGCAACAATCTGCATAGCCTGCGCGCCTGGCTTAAGGAGCGCGGCCAGGATTACCCGGCGCAAACGCTGACCACCCATCTGTTTATTCCGCTGCGCCGCCGTTTACAGTACCAGCAGGCAACGCTACAGGCGCTGCTGGGGATCCTCGACGGCGTGCTGATTAATTACATCGCCATCAGCCTGGCTGCAGCCAGAAAGAAACAGGGGAAAGAGGCGCTGGTGGTCGGCTGGAATATCCATGACACCACCCGTTTATGGCTGGAGGCGTGGGTCGCCAGCCAGCAGGGCTGGCGCGTTGACGTGCTGGCGCATTCATTAAGCCAGTTTCGCCCGGAACTCTTTGAAGGCCGGAATTTGCTGGTCTGGTGCGGGGAAAATCAGACCCCGGCGCAGCAGCAGCAGCTCACCGCCTGGCGCGCGCAGGGCCATGCGATTTACCCCCTCGGCATTTAA
- a CDS encoding sensor histidine kinase, giving the protein MYEFNLVLLLLQQMCVFLVIAWLMSKTRLFIPLMQVTVRLPHKLLCYVTFSIFCILGTYFGLHIDDSIANTRAIGAVMGGLLGGPVVGGLVGLTGGLHRYSMGGMTALSCMISTIVEGLLGGLVHSVLTRRGRTDKVFNPLTAGAITFVAELVQMLIILMIARPFDDAYRLVSNIAAPMMVTNTVGAALFMRILLDKRAMFEKYTSAFSATALKVAASTEGILRQGFNEVNSMKVAQVLYQELDIGAVAITDREKLLAFTGIGDDHHLPGKPISSGYTLRAIETGEVVYADGNEVPYRCSLHPQCKLGSTLVIPLRGENQRVMGTIKLYEAKNRLFSSINRTLGEGIAQLLSAQILAGQYERQKALLTQSEIKLLHAQVNPHFLFNALNTIKAVVRRDSEQAGQLVQYLSTFFRKNLKRPSEIVTLADEIEHVNAYLQIEKARFQSRLKVNLQVPEALAHQRLPAFTLQPIVENAIKHGTSQLLETGEVSITARQQEQYLMLDIEDNAGLYQPTTSASGLGMNLVDKRLRERFGDDYGISVVCEPDRFTRITLRLPLEENA; this is encoded by the coding sequence ATGTACGAGTTTAATCTGGTGTTGCTGCTGCTTCAGCAAATGTGCGTGTTTCTGGTTATCGCATGGCTGATGAGCAAGACGCGTTTATTCATACCCTTAATGCAGGTTACCGTGCGCCTGCCACATAAGCTGCTGTGCTACGTTACCTTTTCCATCTTCTGTATTCTCGGCACCTATTTTGGTCTGCATATCGATGACTCCATCGCCAATACCCGGGCGATCGGCGCGGTGATGGGGGGGCTGCTCGGCGGACCGGTGGTCGGCGGGCTGGTGGGTTTAACCGGCGGCCTGCACCGCTACTCGATGGGCGGCATGACCGCGCTAAGCTGTATGATCTCCACTATCGTCGAAGGTCTGCTGGGCGGGCTGGTGCACAGCGTTCTGACGCGGCGCGGGCGTACCGATAAAGTCTTTAACCCGCTGACCGCCGGGGCGATTACCTTTGTCGCGGAGCTGGTGCAGATGCTGATCATCCTGATGATTGCCCGACCGTTCGACGACGCTTACCGTCTGGTCAGCAATATCGCCGCGCCGATGATGGTCACCAACACCGTCGGGGCGGCGCTGTTTATGCGCATCCTGCTCGACAAGCGGGCAATGTTTGAAAAATATACGTCGGCGTTTTCCGCCACCGCGCTGAAGGTGGCCGCCTCGACCGAGGGGATCCTGCGCCAGGGCTTTAACGAAGTGAACAGCATGAAGGTGGCGCAGGTGCTGTATCAGGAGCTGGATATCGGCGCCGTGGCGATTACCGATCGCGAGAAGCTGCTGGCTTTTACCGGCATCGGCGACGATCACCATCTGCCGGGCAAGCCCATCTCGTCGGGCTATACCCTGCGGGCGATAGAGACCGGCGAAGTGGTCTACGCCGATGGCAATGAAGTGCCGTACCGCTGCTCGCTGCATCCGCAGTGCAAGCTGGGGTCTACGCTGGTGATCCCGCTGCGCGGCGAAAATCAGCGCGTGATGGGCACCATCAAGCTGTATGAAGCCAAAAATCGTCTGTTCAGCTCGATCAACAGGACGTTAGGCGAGGGGATCGCCCAGTTGCTCTCCGCGCAGATCCTCGCCGGGCAGTATGAACGCCAGAAGGCTTTGCTCACCCAGTCGGAAATCAAGCTGCTGCACGCGCAGGTCAATCCGCACTTTCTGTTTAATGCGCTGAACACCATTAAGGCGGTGGTGCGCCGCGACAGCGAGCAGGCGGGCCAGCTGGTGCAGTATCTCTCCACCTTCTTTCGTAAAAACCTGAAACGCCCGTCGGAGATTGTGACGCTCGCCGACGAGATTGAGCACGTCAACGCCTATCTGCAAATTGAAAAAGCGCGCTTCCAGTCGCGGCTGAAGGTGAATTTACAGGTGCCGGAGGCGCTGGCGCATCAGCGGCTGCCAGCGTTTACCCTGCAACCGATAGTGGAAAACGCCATTAAGCACGGCACCTCGCAGCTGCTGGAAACGGGGGAGGTGTCGATTACCGCCCGCCAGCAGGAACAGTACCTGATGCTGGATATTGAAGATAACGCCGGGCTGTATCAACCGACGACAAGCGCCAGCGGGCTGGGAATGAACCTGGTGGATAAGCGCCTGCGTGAACGCTTTGGCGACGATTACGGCATCAGCGTGGTTTGCGAACCTGACCGTTTTACCCGAATAACCCTACGACTTCCTCTGGAGGAGAACGCATGA
- the btsR gene encoding two-component system response regulator BtsR, with protein sequence MIKVLIVDDEPLARENLRILLQEQSDIEIVGECANAVEAIGAVHKLRPDVLFLDIQMPRISGLEMVGMLDPEHRPYIVFLTAFDEYAIKAFEEHAFDYLLKPIEEGRLEKTLNRLRQERSKQDVSVLPDNQQALKFIPCSGHSRIYLLQMDDVAFVSSRMSGVYVTSSEGKEGFTELTLRTLENRTPLLRCHRQYLVNMAHLQEIRLEDNGQAELILRNGLTVPVSRRYLKSLKEAIGL encoded by the coding sequence ATGATTAAAGTGCTGATTGTGGATGATGAGCCGTTGGCGCGGGAAAATCTGCGGATCCTGTTACAGGAACAAAGTGATATAGAGATAGTGGGCGAGTGCGCCAACGCCGTTGAAGCGATAGGCGCGGTGCATAAGCTGCGCCCGGATGTGCTGTTTCTCGACATCCAGATGCCGCGCATCAGCGGCCTGGAAATGGTCGGGATGCTCGACCCGGAACACCGCCCGTACATTGTGTTTCTGACCGCCTTCGACGAGTACGCAATTAAGGCGTTTGAAGAACACGCCTTTGACTATCTGCTGAAGCCTATTGAAGAGGGGCGGCTGGAGAAAACCCTCAACCGTCTGCGCCAGGAGCGCAGTAAGCAGGATGTCTCTGTGCTGCCGGATAATCAGCAGGCGCTGAAGTTTATCCCCTGTAGCGGGCACAGCCGAATCTACCTGTTGCAGATGGACGACGTCGCGTTCGTCAGCAGCCGGATGAGCGGCGTCTATGTGACCAGCAGCGAGGGCAAAGAAGGCTTTACCGAACTGACCCTCAGAACGCTGGAAAACCGCACGCCGCTGCTGCGCTGCCATCGGCAGTATCTGGTCAACATGGCCCATTTGCAGGAGATCCGTCTGGAAGATAACGGCCAGGCGGAGCTGATTTTACGCAACGGGCTGACCGTGCCGGTGAGTCGTCGCTATCTGAAAAGTTTGAAAGAGGCGATTGGGCTGTAA
- a CDS encoding DUF1456 family protein, whose protein sequence is MLSNDILRSLRYTLKANNNDMVRILALAGMESTSAGFDTWITKEDEEGFVRCPDIVLSGFLNGLIYDKRGKDDSAPELALERRVNNNTVLKKLRIAFSLKTDDILAIMTEQKFRVSMPEITAMMRAPDHKNYRECGDQFMRYFLRGLTTREHAKK, encoded by the coding sequence ATGCTAAGTAACGATATTCTCCGTAGCCTGCGCTACACCCTGAAAGCCAATAATAACGATATGGTGCGCATTCTTGCGCTTGCCGGAATGGAATCGACCTCTGCGGGTTTCGATACCTGGATTACCAAAGAGGATGAGGAAGGTTTCGTTCGCTGCCCGGATATTGTCCTCAGCGGATTTTTGAACGGTCTTATTTATGATAAGCGCGGCAAAGATGATTCTGCGCCGGAACTGGCGCTCGAGCGCCGCGTGAACAACAACACGGTGCTGAAAAAACTGCGTATCGCCTTTTCGTTGAAGACCGACGATATTCTGGCCATCATGACCGAACAGAAATTCCGCGTCTCGATGCCGGAAATCACCGCCATGATGCGCGCGCCGGATCATAAAAATTACCGTGAGTGTGGCGATCAGTTTATGCGTTATTTTTTGCGCGGCCTGACCACCAGAGAGCACGCGAAGAAGTAA
- the metG gene encoding methionine--tRNA ligase: protein MTQVAKKILVTCALPYANGSIHLGHMLEHIQADVWVRYQRMRGHEVNFICADDAHGTPIMLKAQQLSVTPEQMIGEMSQEHQTDFAGFNISYDNYHSTHSEENRELSALIYSRLKENGFIKNRTISQLYDPEKGMFLPDRFVKGTCPKCKSADQYGDNCEVCGATYSPTELIEPKSVVSGATPVMRDSEHFFFDLPSFSEMLQAWTRSGALQEQVANKMQEWFESGLQQWDISRDAPYFGFEIPDAPGKYFYVWLDAPIGYMGSFKNLCDKRGDTASFDEYWKKDSSAELYHFIGKDIVYFHSLFWPAMLEGSNFRKPTNLFVHGYVTVNGAKMSKSRGTFIKASTWLNHFDADSLRYYYTAKLSSRIDDIDLNLEDFVQRVNADIVNKVVNLASRNAGFINKRFDGVLAAELADPELYKTFTDAATVIGEAWESREFGKAIREIMALADQANRYVDEQAPWVVAKQEGRDADLQAICSMGINLFRVLMTYLKPVLPTLSERVEAFLNAELRWDAIAQPLLGHKVNTFKALYNRIDMKQVEALVEASKEEVKAAAAPVTGPLADDPIQETITFDDFAKVDLRVALIENAEFVEGSDKLLRLTLDLGGEKRNVFSGIRSAYPDPQALIGRHTVMVANLAPRKMRFGISEGMVMAAGPGGKDIFLLTPDAGAKPGQQVK from the coding sequence ATGACTCAAGTCGCGAAGAAAATTCTGGTAACGTGCGCGCTGCCGTACGCCAACGGCTCAATCCACCTCGGCCATATGCTGGAGCACATCCAGGCTGATGTCTGGGTCCGTTACCAGCGAATGCGCGGCCATGAGGTTAACTTCATCTGCGCCGACGACGCCCACGGCACGCCGATCATGCTGAAGGCGCAGCAGCTTAGCGTTACCCCGGAGCAGATGATTGGCGAGATGAGTCAGGAGCACCAGACCGATTTCGCCGGGTTCAATATCAGCTATGACAACTACCACTCCACGCACAGCGAGGAGAATCGCGAGCTGTCGGCGCTTATCTATAGCCGTCTGAAAGAGAACGGCTTTATTAAAAACCGCACCATCTCTCAGCTTTACGATCCGGAAAAAGGCATGTTCCTGCCGGATCGTTTTGTGAAAGGCACCTGCCCGAAATGTAAATCGGCTGACCAGTACGGCGACAACTGCGAAGTGTGCGGCGCGACCTACAGCCCGACCGAACTGATCGAACCGAAGTCGGTGGTTTCCGGCGCGACGCCGGTGATGCGCGACTCCGAACACTTCTTCTTCGACCTGCCCTCCTTCAGTGAAATGCTGCAGGCGTGGACCCGCAGCGGCGCGTTGCAGGAGCAGGTCGCGAATAAAATGCAGGAGTGGTTTGAGTCCGGCCTGCAACAGTGGGACATCTCCCGCGACGCGCCATACTTTGGTTTCGAAATTCCCGACGCGCCGGGCAAATATTTCTACGTCTGGCTGGATGCGCCGATCGGTTATATGGGTTCTTTCAAGAACCTGTGCGACAAGCGTGGCGACACCGCAAGCTTCGACGAATACTGGAAGAAAGACTCCAGCGCCGAGCTGTATCACTTTATCGGTAAAGACATCGTCTACTTCCACAGCCTGTTCTGGCCGGCCATGCTGGAAGGCAGCAACTTCCGTAAGCCGACCAACCTGTTCGTTCACGGCTACGTGACGGTGAACGGCGCCAAGATGTCCAAGTCTCGCGGCACCTTTATCAAGGCCAGCACCTGGCTGAACCACTTCGACGCGGACAGCCTGCGCTATTACTACACCGCTAAGCTCTCTTCGCGCATCGACGATATTGACCTGAACCTGGAAGATTTTGTCCAGCGCGTTAACGCCGACATCGTCAACAAAGTCGTCAACCTGGCCTCGCGCAACGCCGGGTTTATCAATAAGCGTTTCGACGGCGTGCTGGCGGCTGAGCTGGCTGACCCTGAGCTGTATAAAACCTTCACAGATGCGGCCACGGTCATTGGCGAAGCGTGGGAAAGCCGCGAATTTGGTAAAGCCATTCGCGAAATTATGGCGCTGGCCGACCAGGCGAACCGCTACGTCGATGAGCAGGCGCCGTGGGTAGTGGCGAAACAGGAAGGCCGCGACGCCGACCTGCAGGCGATTTGCTCAATGGGCATCAACCTGTTCCGCGTGCTGATGACTTACCTGAAGCCGGTGCTGCCGACCCTTTCCGAACGCGTGGAGGCTTTCCTCAACGCCGAGCTGCGCTGGGATGCCATTGCGCAACCGCTGCTGGGGCATAAGGTGAACACCTTTAAGGCGCTGTATAACCGCATCGACATGAAGCAGGTCGAGGCGCTGGTTGAAGCGTCGAAAGAGGAAGTGAAAGCGGCGGCAGCGCCGGTTACCGGTCCGCTGGCCGACGATCCGATTCAGGAAACTATCACCTTTGACGATTTCGCCAAAGTCGATCTGCGGGTGGCGCTGATTGAAAACGCCGAATTTGTCGAAGGCTCCGATAAGCTGCTGCGTCTGACGCTGGATCTCGGCGGCGAGAAGCGTAACGTCTTTTCCGGCATTCGTTCCGCCTATCCGGATCCGCAGGCGCTGATTGGCCGCCACACGGTAATGGTGGCAAACCTCGCGCCGCGTAAAATGCGCTTTGGCATCTCAGAAGGGATGGTGATGGCCGCAGGCCCGGGTGGGAAAGATATTTTCCTGTTAACCCCGGACGCAGGCGCGAAGCCGGGCCAGCAGGTGAAGTAA
- the apbC gene encoding iron-sulfur cluster carrier protein ApbC, whose product MNEQSQAKSPETLRAMVAGTLANFQHPTLKHNLTTLKALHHVAWMDDTLHVELVMPFVWNSAFEELKEQCSADLLRITGAKAIDWKLSHNIATLKRVKNQPGVNGVKNIIAVSSGKGGVGKSSTAVNLALALAAEGAKVGILDADIYGPSIPTMLGAENQRPTSPDGTHMAPIMSHGLATNSIGYLVTDDNAMVWRGPMASKALMQMLQETLWPDLDYLVLDMPPGTGDIQLTLAQNIPVTGAVVVTTPQDIALIDAKKGIVMFEKVEVPVLGIVENMSMHICSNCGHHEPIFGTGGAEKLAEQYHTQLLGQMPLHISLREDLDRGTPTVTSRPESEFTAMYRTLAGRVAAQLYWQGEVIPGEIAFRAV is encoded by the coding sequence ATGAACGAACAATCCCAGGCCAAATCACCAGAGACTCTGCGCGCGATGGTCGCCGGGACGCTGGCGAATTTTCAGCACCCCACTTTGAAGCATAACCTCACCACCCTGAAGGCGCTGCATCATGTCGCCTGGATGGATGATACGCTGCACGTTGAGCTGGTCATGCCGTTTGTCTGGAACAGCGCCTTTGAGGAGCTTAAAGAGCAATGTAGCGCCGATCTGCTGCGCATCACCGGCGCGAAAGCGATCGACTGGAAGTTGTCGCATAACATCGCAACGCTGAAGCGGGTGAAAAATCAGCCGGGCGTGAACGGCGTGAAGAACATTATCGCGGTCAGTTCCGGTAAGGGCGGCGTCGGCAAGTCCTCCACCGCGGTAAACCTCGCGCTGGCGCTGGCGGCGGAAGGGGCGAAAGTCGGGATTCTTGATGCCGATATTTATGGCCCGTCGATTCCGACCATGCTGGGCGCCGAGAACCAGCGTCCTACCTCGCCGGATGGCACCCATATGGCGCCGATTATGTCACACGGTCTGGCGACCAACTCGATTGGCTATCTGGTGACCGATGATAATGCGATGGTCTGGCGCGGCCCGATGGCCAGTAAGGCGCTGATGCAGATGCTGCAGGAGACGCTGTGGCCGGATCTGGATTATCTGGTGCTGGATATGCCGCCGGGAACCGGGGACATTCAACTGACGCTGGCGCAGAACATTCCGGTCACCGGCGCCGTGGTGGTGACCACGCCGCAGGATATTGCGCTGATCGACGCCAAAAAAGGCATTGTGATGTTCGAAAAAGTCGAGGTGCCGGTGCTGGGTATCGTCGAGAACATGAGTATGCATATCTGCAGCAACTGTGGTCATCATGAGCCAATCTTCGGCACCGGTGGGGCAGAGAAACTGGCTGAACAGTATCACACCCAGCTGTTAGGCCAGATGCCGCTGCACATCAGCCTGCGTGAAGATCTCGATCGCGGTACGCCGACGGTAACCAGCCGTCCGGAGAGCGAGTTTACGGCTATGTACCGTACGCTTGCGGGACGGGTTGCCGCGCAGCTCTACTGGCAGGGTGAAGTCATCCCTGGCGAGATTGCCTTTCGCGCGGTGTAA
- the yehD gene encoding fimbrial protein YehD, translated as MKNSVIAAAVLSAIFMSAGAYAADEDMGELKINGEIVGTSCTFQGDKSATIELSKVGVDRFAGLIAGQVYSGYTSPEVMLKVKCSKNDNPRISFNSSQFVANNITKNNSEDNGAGFAVYLNGRQVTPDAAGVLALKPEEGVDGVYTLKFSARYAVAANNVKAGAVESVLTMTVLTD; from the coding sequence ATGAAAAATTCTGTTATCGCTGCTGCAGTGCTGTCCGCTATTTTTATGAGCGCAGGAGCGTATGCTGCTGATGAAGATATGGGCGAATTAAAAATTAACGGGGAAATTGTTGGTACTTCCTGTACTTTTCAGGGCGATAAAAGCGCCACCATTGAATTATCAAAGGTTGGGGTCGATCGGTTTGCCGGTTTAATTGCCGGGCAAGTTTATTCGGGCTACACCAGTCCAGAAGTCATGCTAAAAGTAAAATGTTCAAAGAATGATAATCCGCGTATTAGCTTTAACAGCTCTCAATTCGTGGCAAATAATATTACCAAAAACAATAGCGAGGATAATGGTGCGGGATTTGCCGTTTATCTTAACGGCAGGCAGGTGACGCCAGATGCGGCGGGAGTTTTAGCCCTTAAGCCAGAAGAGGGGGTCGATGGCGTATATACCCTGAAATTTTCTGCCCGTTATGCGGTCGCCGCCAATAATGTAAAGGCCGGCGCCGTTGAGTCTGTACTGACCATGACCGTATTAACCGACTAA
- a CDS encoding fimbrial assembly chaperone, whose product MKRLIALCLACAALPAWSGVYIYGTRIIYPAQKKDITVQLMNDDKRSSLIQSWIDDGDTSLPPEKIDVPFILTPPVIKIAANSGQQLKIKQLAHHLPRDRESLFYLNVLDIPPNSDGSKDKNVIKFALQNRIKLIYRPQGVPKVDKTSFTRLQLVRTQGGVTVINNSANWITLPEVKAGHKLNKATLLLAPWTTQTLTTTVAVSHYTVTLIDDSGNYISESLTAAN is encoded by the coding sequence GTGAAAAGGCTGATTGCATTATGTCTGGCGTGCGCCGCGTTGCCAGCGTGGAGCGGCGTATATATTTACGGTACGCGTATTATTTATCCTGCGCAGAAAAAAGACATTACCGTGCAGTTAATGAATGATGATAAGCGCAGCTCGCTTATCCAGTCATGGATTGACGACGGAGATACCAGCCTGCCGCCAGAAAAAATTGATGTGCCTTTTATTCTGACGCCGCCGGTGATAAAGATTGCGGCAAACTCCGGCCAGCAGTTAAAGATAAAACAACTGGCTCATCACTTACCCCGCGATCGCGAGAGTTTGTTCTATCTCAACGTGCTGGATATTCCGCCTAATTCAGACGGCAGCAAAGATAAAAACGTCATTAAATTTGCCCTGCAAAACCGGATTAAATTAATTTATCGACCCCAGGGCGTGCCGAAGGTGGATAAAACCAGCTTTACGCGTTTGCAGTTAGTCCGAACGCAGGGCGGCGTAACGGTAATAAATAACTCCGCGAACTGGATCACGCTACCGGAAGTGAAAGCAGGCCATAAGTTGAATAAGGCAACGCTGTTACTGGCGCCGTGGACGACACAAACGCTAACCACAACGGTAGCCGTCAGCCACTATACCGTGACGCTGATTGACGATTCAGGCAACTATATCAGCGAAAGCCTTACAGCAGCGAATTGA